From the Halorubellus sp. JP-L1 genome, one window contains:
- a CDS encoding ABC transporter ATP-binding protein, translating into MLEVSGLRKSFGGLTAVDDVSFDIETGEIVGLIGPNGAGKTTLFNTITGVLKPDHGEVMLGSTTLTGRRPNEICHEGVVRTFQVVRTFDESTVFENVLTGAVFGSGEKRSRDEAADLAHRYISFVGMEDKAYTEASELTIADRKHVELARGLACEPRLMMLDEIGSGLTPAELDDLTETIERIRDELGVSVFWIEHVMDAIFGSTDRVLVLNSGQLIAEGTPAEVQNDDVVAEAYLGGVT; encoded by the coding sequence ATGCTCGAGGTCTCCGGCCTGCGGAAGTCCTTCGGTGGGCTCACTGCGGTCGACGACGTGTCATTCGACATCGAGACTGGAGAGATCGTGGGCCTCATCGGCCCCAACGGCGCCGGGAAGACGACGCTGTTCAACACGATCACCGGCGTCCTCAAACCGGACCACGGGGAGGTGATGCTCGGGTCGACCACGCTCACCGGGCGACGACCGAACGAGATCTGTCACGAGGGCGTCGTGCGGACGTTCCAGGTCGTGCGGACGTTCGACGAGTCCACGGTGTTCGAGAACGTGCTGACGGGCGCGGTGTTCGGCTCCGGCGAGAAGCGCTCTCGGGACGAAGCGGCGGATCTCGCGCACCGCTACATCTCGTTCGTCGGGATGGAGGACAAGGCGTACACCGAGGCGAGCGAACTGACGATCGCCGACAGGAAGCACGTCGAACTCGCGCGCGGCCTCGCGTGCGAACCTCGACTGATGATGCTCGACGAGATCGGGTCGGGGCTGACGCCGGCGGAACTCGACGACCTGACCGAGACCATCGAACGGATCCGCGACGAACTCGGCGTCTCCGTGTTCTGGATCGAGCACGTGATGGACGCGATCTTCGGGAGCACCGACCGCGTCCTCGTCCTCAACAGCGGACAGCTCATCGCGGAGGGAACGCCCGCGGAGGTACAGAACGACGACGTCGTCGCAGAGGCCTACCTGGGTGGTGTCACGTGA
- a CDS encoding ABC transporter ATP-binding protein → MIHVDGIDVSYDELQVLWDVSMDITDDDRIVAIVGPNGAGKTTLLKTMSGLLAVDDGRVELFGRDTAGLSPNEIVDLGFVHVPESRNLFNELTVAENLEMGAYLHRDEYEETIEEVYDLFPVLEERRSQDAGTLSGGEQQMLAIGRGLMAQPKVLALDELSVGLAPKLARRVFEKVEAISEDVTVVLTEQHVHEALELADRAYLLENGRVAAQDSAAALLESERIKESYLHG, encoded by the coding sequence GTGATCCACGTCGACGGCATCGACGTCTCCTACGACGAACTCCAGGTGCTCTGGGACGTCTCGATGGACATCACCGACGACGACCGCATCGTCGCCATCGTCGGCCCGAATGGCGCCGGGAAGACGACGCTCCTGAAGACGATGTCCGGACTACTCGCGGTCGACGACGGCCGCGTCGAGCTGTTCGGGCGCGACACGGCGGGACTCTCACCGAACGAGATCGTCGACCTGGGATTCGTTCACGTCCCCGAATCGAGGAACCTGTTCAACGAACTGACCGTGGCGGAGAACCTGGAGATGGGCGCGTACCTCCACCGCGACGAGTACGAGGAGACGATCGAGGAAGTGTACGACCTGTTCCCCGTCCTCGAGGAGCGACGGTCGCAGGACGCGGGCACGCTGAGCGGTGGCGAGCAACAGATGCTCGCGATCGGCCGCGGGTTGATGGCGCAGCCGAAGGTACTCGCGCTCGACGAACTCTCCGTCGGCCTCGCACCGAAACTCGCACGGCGCGTGTTCGAGAAGGTCGAAGCCATCAGCGAGGACGTGACGGTGGTTTTGACCGAACAGCACGTGCACGAGGCGCTCGAGCTAGCGGACCGGGCGTACCTCCTGGAGAACGGTCGCGTCGCCGCGCAGGACTCCGCGGCGGCGCTCCTGGAGAGCGAGCGGATCAAGGAGTCGTACCTTCACGGCTGA
- a CDS encoding ABC transporter substrate-binding protein gives MARDNQSDGYSDSGTSSPRRRRLLQAAGGSSLGLLAGCIGSSLGGGGGDDGPITIGSLQPLSGNFAPWGAAHSAGLQYAIDEVNADGGVLDRELEIVEADTESNPSEGDSLFRNFVEQDGAVALTGPVSSDLGIRTAQTAEEMEVPIVFHMAGSHEALRKSSRYTFRVGSLTAMMDIQNQVDLIAEKGFEKVGAIMADYAWGQSVNDQIDERMPDDIDLTKSVVPLGESDFSSQLRDMPDDLEMMIASGNPPGQIPIHNQLRELDLDPEITTGAGFPPSVLFGGLGAENAETFGHIHIVDPYSDDFNDLASSYAEDTGERMDTHVGLGYVAGELITTAIENAGEADPEAIATEIRNIELDTILAAPLKYTEYGEIDDVVTMFSTFETGGPDHYPDGDYSLVEYHRSEPLSGDIVEPYLEDDW, from the coding sequence ATGGCACGCGACAATCAGAGTGACGGGTATTCGGATTCCGGTACCAGCTCACCCAGACGGCGACGGCTGCTCCAGGCGGCCGGCGGATCGAGTCTCGGACTGCTCGCGGGCTGCATCGGCAGCTCGCTCGGCGGCGGCGGTGGCGACGACGGCCCGATCACGATCGGGTCGCTACAGCCGCTCTCGGGGAACTTCGCCCCATGGGGGGCGGCCCACTCCGCGGGACTCCAGTACGCGATCGACGAGGTCAACGCCGACGGCGGCGTCCTGGATAGAGAGCTCGAGATCGTCGAAGCGGACACGGAGAGCAACCCCTCGGAGGGTGATTCGCTCTTCCGAAACTTCGTGGAACAGGACGGCGCCGTTGCGCTGACAGGGCCGGTGTCGAGCGACCTCGGCATCCGAACGGCACAGACGGCCGAAGAGATGGAAGTCCCCATCGTCTTCCACATGGCCGGCAGCCACGAGGCACTCCGGAAGAGCTCGCGGTACACGTTCCGCGTCGGGAGCCTCACGGCGATGATGGACATCCAGAACCAAGTGGACCTCATCGCGGAGAAGGGGTTCGAGAAGGTCGGCGCCATCATGGCCGACTACGCGTGGGGGCAGTCCGTGAACGATCAGATCGACGAGCGCATGCCCGACGACATCGACCTCACGAAGTCCGTCGTCCCGCTCGGCGAGAGCGACTTCAGCTCGCAGCTCCGGGACATGCCCGACGACCTCGAGATGATGATCGCGTCCGGGAATCCCCCCGGCCAGATCCCCATCCACAACCAGCTGCGCGAACTCGACCTGGACCCCGAGATCACGACGGGCGCTGGCTTCCCGCCGTCGGTCCTCTTCGGCGGCCTGGGCGCGGAGAACGCCGAGACGTTCGGGCACATCCACATCGTGGACCCGTACAGCGACGATTTCAACGATCTCGCCTCGAGCTACGCCGAAGACACGGGCGAACGCATGGACACCCACGTCGGACTCGGGTACGTGGCGGGCGAGTTGATCACGACCGCGATCGAGAACGCGGGCGAAGCCGACCCCGAAGCGATCGCGACTGAGATTCGGAACATCGAACTCGACACCATCCTCGCGGCACCGCTCAAGTACACCGAGTACGGGGAGATCGACGACGTCGTGACGATGTTCAGTACGTTCGAGACCGGCGGCCCGGACCACTATCCGGACGGCGACTACAGTCTCGTCGAGTACCACCGGAGCGAACCCCTGAGCGGCGACATCGTCGAACCCTACCTCGAAGACGACTGGTAG
- a CDS encoding MFS transporter — protein MVFTFGTTISYGILREPFSAAFDVAPIELSSAFALMLFAFFIGSGLVGVFGVRFPARGVLLVCTVVTGVLAPSLYFVDSIVGLAVVFVALGVALGTVVVMVASVVPRWFETRRGAATGLIFTGNGVGLFVLPPVWQHAIAEYGVRRGFLIVVAVTATAFLLVALVCRRPPWAEQSSASTGDIVGWLARLGRTRTFQLLFVGIALSFAWYQLLAGYAVDLFVARGFTDSGASTAFGLIGGFSIISRVGGGYLSDRMGSRRAFLASLVCVVLGTCLLFLSAVPGLLVAIFLLGLGLGGTATIYLPLIMSTFSPEKDTAIVGVFNVGGGIAALAMPPLGTASITYTGGFTLAILLTLVVTLGGLWTVAAGTTP, from the coding sequence ATGGTGTTCACCTTCGGTACGACCATCTCGTACGGCATCCTCCGCGAGCCGTTCAGCGCCGCGTTCGACGTCGCGCCGATCGAACTCTCCAGCGCGTTCGCGCTCATGCTGTTCGCGTTCTTCATCGGCTCCGGGCTCGTCGGCGTCTTCGGCGTCCGGTTCCCGGCTAGAGGAGTGCTGTTGGTGTGTACGGTCGTCACTGGTGTATTGGCTCCCTCCCTGTACTTCGTGGACTCGATCGTCGGACTGGCGGTCGTCTTCGTCGCCCTCGGCGTCGCACTCGGGACCGTCGTCGTGATGGTAGCCTCGGTCGTGCCACGGTGGTTCGAGACCCGTCGGGGGGCTGCGACGGGGCTCATCTTCACCGGGAACGGCGTCGGACTGTTCGTCCTCCCGCCCGTCTGGCAGCACGCCATCGCGGAATACGGTGTTCGACGGGGATTCCTGATTGTCGTCGCGGTCACCGCTACCGCGTTCCTCCTCGTCGCGCTCGTCTGTCGACGACCACCGTGGGCCGAACAGTCGTCAGCGTCGACCGGAGACATCGTCGGATGGCTCGCTCGGTTGGGTCGAACCCGGACGTTCCAGTTACTGTTCGTCGGCATCGCGCTCTCGTTCGCGTGGTACCAGCTGCTCGCCGGATACGCCGTCGACCTGTTCGTCGCTCGTGGATTCACCGACTCCGGCGCCTCCACCGCGTTCGGATTGATCGGCGGGTTCAGCATCATCTCGCGAGTTGGCGGCGGCTACCTGAGCGACCGAATGGGCTCCAGGCGAGCGTTCCTCGCCTCGCTCGTCTGCGTCGTCCTCGGCACCTGCCTCCTGTTCCTCTCCGCCGTCCCCGGGCTCCTGGTCGCGATTTTCCTGCTCGGCCTCGGCCTCGGTGGCACCGCAACAATCTATCTCCCGCTCATCATGAGCACGTTCAGCCCGGAGAAAGACACCGCCATCGTCGGCGTGTTCAACGTCGGCGGTGGAATCGCGGCACTCGCAATGCCACCCCTCGGAACCGCGAGCATCACCTACACAGGTGGGTTCACGCTCGCGATCCTCCTCACCCTCGTCGTGACTCTCGGTGGCCTCTGGACGGTCGCGGCGGGAACGACCCCGTGA
- a CDS encoding thioredoxin family protein, with product MRTPLTVESLVDADVLVPAEAGEFSLAPAFRQTVESYRDQCTRRVLDALETRFDRSIDDSSIDSVDDSAARFAAQLCALGDHLEDVSFEQAVSAGFVVNQVVEGPFREDGVPDGFVPIAGRQLGVVEAVCDRAIVYVWRHDCDPCDTMRETLESLLSGFTDDVARFAIYGPDAARYLHDTYDVQGGPATLFVADGGIESRLYGAHYEDVVESELIALAEKPNAKPN from the coding sequence ATGCGTACGCCGCTGACCGTAGAGTCGCTGGTAGACGCCGACGTTCTGGTTCCGGCCGAGGCCGGCGAGTTCTCGCTCGCCCCTGCGTTCCGGCAGACGGTCGAATCGTATCGAGACCAGTGCACTCGTAGGGTGCTCGACGCACTCGAGACGCGATTCGACCGATCTATCGACGATTCGTCGATAGATTCTGTGGACGATAGCGCGGCCCGATTCGCGGCCCAGCTGTGCGCGCTCGGCGATCACCTCGAGGACGTCTCGTTCGAACAAGCGGTCTCTGCAGGTTTCGTCGTCAATCAGGTCGTCGAGGGCCCGTTTCGCGAAGATGGCGTTCCCGACGGGTTCGTTCCGATAGCTGGCCGTCAACTCGGGGTCGTCGAAGCGGTCTGTGATCGAGCGATCGTCTACGTGTGGCGGCACGACTGCGATCCGTGCGACACGATGCGCGAGACCCTGGAATCGCTACTGAGCGGGTTCACGGACGACGTCGCGCGATTCGCAATCTACGGGCCGGACGCCGCCAGGTACCTGCACGACACGTACGACGTCCAGGGGGGACCGGCGACGTTGTTCGTCGCCGATGGCGGGATCGAGTCCCGGCTCTATGGAGCGCACTACGAGGACGTGGTCGAGTCGGAATTGATCGCGCTCGCCGAGAAGCCGAACGCGAAGCCGAACTGA
- a CDS encoding ABC transporter permease, giving the protein MSRVRYIAFRSVQTVFLLWAMLTLLFVFFRLMPGDYTDIMLAQGASTSAVENFRANWGLDDPLHVQYWRYLVNFVTLDAGTSLQFRVPVVEYVRMKLFNSIILIAPAITVAYLLGSTIGTLAGTNRGSLTEKFGIIPVIFVGSFPAFFIAIVLVIVFAGWFDFFPTGGMTTTGTTDAADVWYEQYLSADFGYHYVLPFVAVVLRYLYLPTLIMRTSIVEVLGQDFSYYYRMTGIPKVKRNLHLARHASLPVITLYPVSMTRAIGGLVLIETVFNWPGIGFTLIQAVLARDFPVVQFVFFLVAAFVILSNFAVDIVYGMIDPRVSVDE; this is encoded by the coding sequence ATGAGCAGAGTCAGATACATCGCGTTCAGAAGCGTCCAGACCGTCTTCCTGCTCTGGGCGATGCTGACGCTCCTGTTCGTGTTCTTCCGGTTGATGCCGGGGGACTACACTGACATCATGCTCGCACAGGGCGCCAGCACGAGCGCTGTCGAGAATTTCAGGGCCAATTGGGGACTCGACGACCCACTACACGTCCAGTACTGGCGGTACCTGGTGAACTTCGTCACGCTCGACGCCGGGACGTCCCTCCAGTTCCGGGTTCCGGTCGTTGAGTACGTCCGGATGAAACTGTTCAACTCGATCATCCTCATCGCGCCCGCCATCACGGTCGCCTACCTCCTTGGTAGTACGATCGGCACGCTCGCGGGTACCAATCGAGGCTCCCTCACCGAGAAGTTCGGGATCATCCCCGTCATCTTCGTCGGGTCCTTCCCCGCGTTCTTCATCGCCATCGTCCTCGTCATCGTGTTCGCCGGCTGGTTCGATTTCTTCCCGACCGGCGGGATGACGACCACCGGGACGACCGACGCTGCCGACGTCTGGTACGAGCAGTACCTCTCCGCCGACTTCGGCTATCACTACGTCCTACCGTTCGTCGCGGTCGTACTCCGATATCTCTATCTCCCGACGCTCATCATGCGGACGAGCATCGTCGAGGTGCTCGGTCAGGACTTCTCCTACTACTACCGCATGACTGGTATTCCGAAGGTGAAGCGGAACCTCCACCTCGCTCGTCACGCGAGCCTCCCCGTCATCACGCTCTATCCCGTGTCGATGACGCGAGCGATCGGTGGACTCGTCCTCATCGAGACCGTGTTCAACTGGCCGGGGATCGGCTTTACGCTCATCCAGGCGGTGCTCGCACGGGACTTCCCGGTCGTCCAGTTCGTCTTCTTCCTGGTCGCCGCGTTCGTCATCCTCTCGAACTTCGCCGTCGACATCGTCTATGGGATGATCGATCCCCGCGTTTCAGTGGACGAGTAG
- a CDS encoding ABC transporter ATP-binding protein — protein sequence MSDPLLEVRGLEKYFEEDTGLVDRLLGRENQTVQAVDGVTFSLSENESKAVIGESGCGKTTLLRTLVGLYEPTAGELRFRGRDVSEFDKQDWKDFRNDVQIIFQDPFNSLDPKLTVEETLREPLLVHDMDRQDERIWDVCERVELNPPDQYLDRLPKQLSGGEKQRVSIARALIVEPDVLLADEPVSMLDVSTQASVLNLLGDLREELGVAMLYISHDLSTVSYVCDEIKVMYLGRVVEQGPTKQLLDDPKHPYARSLIRAIPIPDPNHHRERTTIDGTPPNPVDLGDGCRFRDRCPKRMEVCEKTPRMVDAGDGLETACHLYYEHGDDDDSNASPDAADSTPEVL from the coding sequence ATGAGCGACCCGCTGCTCGAGGTCCGCGGTCTCGAGAAGTACTTCGAGGAGGATACCGGGCTCGTCGACCGCCTCCTCGGCCGCGAGAACCAGACCGTTCAGGCCGTCGACGGCGTCACGTTCTCGCTCTCGGAGAACGAATCGAAGGCCGTCATCGGCGAGAGCGGCTGCGGGAAGACGACGTTACTCCGGACGCTCGTCGGCCTCTACGAGCCGACCGCCGGCGAGCTTCGCTTCCGTGGGCGTGACGTCTCGGAGTTCGACAAGCAGGACTGGAAGGATTTCCGGAACGACGTCCAGATCATCTTCCAGGACCCGTTCAACTCGCTCGACCCCAAACTCACAGTCGAGGAGACGCTCAGGGAGCCGCTGCTCGTCCACGACATGGACCGGCAGGACGAACGCATCTGGGACGTCTGCGAGCGAGTGGAACTGAACCCGCCGGACCAGTACCTCGACCGGCTCCCGAAGCAGTTGAGCGGCGGGGAGAAGCAACGCGTCTCGATCGCTCGTGCGCTGATCGTCGAACCCGACGTCCTCCTCGCGGACGAGCCGGTCTCGATGCTCGACGTGTCGACGCAAGCGTCGGTACTCAACCTCCTCGGCGACCTCCGGGAGGAACTCGGCGTCGCGATGCTGTACATCTCGCACGACCTCTCGACGGTCTCCTACGTTTGCGACGAGATCAAGGTGATGTACCTCGGTCGAGTCGTCGAGCAAGGCCCGACGAAGCAGTTGCTGGACGATCCGAAGCATCCGTACGCGAGGAGTCTCATCCGCGCGATCCCGATCCCGGATCCGAACCATCATCGAGAACGGACGACGATCGACGGGACGCCACCGAACCCGGTCGACCTCGGCGACGGCTGTCGGTTCCGCGACCGGTGCCCGAAACGGATGGAAGTCTGCGAGAAGACGCCGCGGATGGTCGACGCGGGGGACGGTCTGGAGACAGCGTGCCACCTGTACTACGAGCACGGGGACGACGACGATTCGAACGCCTCACCGGACGCTGCCGACTCCACGCCGGAGGTGCTTTAA
- a CDS encoding ABC transporter ATP-binding protein, whose product MADALLEVDDLTVQYETPDGYLTAASNVSFSIEPGEYFGLVGESGCGKSTIAKAILGGLDSNGRIADGTIRFQGREIQDLSDRELSEDVRWQGISWIPQGSMSSLDPMRTIRSQAVEIGQTHTDMTEAAITEKFSEMFEVVGLPTERIDDYAHQFSGGMQQRALIALALFLEPSLIVADEPTTALDVIMQDQIFKYLDRIRDEIDASMLMITHDISLVFESCDSMAVMHGGQVAESGSVDAVYNNPRHPYAFMLQDAFPDIRDTDRTLQEIPGEPPQSYGAVTECTFADRCPYAVDECRNGAPPLERIDDPERADGKSHLAACVRSDEAYEEYDAEAGQAHGGQRQ is encoded by the coding sequence ATGGCTGACGCACTACTCGAAGTCGACGACCTGACGGTACAGTACGAGACCCCCGACGGCTACCTCACTGCGGCGTCAAACGTGTCCTTCAGTATCGAGCCTGGCGAATACTTCGGGCTCGTCGGCGAATCCGGGTGCGGGAAGAGCACCATCGCCAAGGCCATCCTCGGCGGGCTCGATAGCAACGGCCGGATCGCGGACGGCACCATCCGGTTCCAGGGCCGGGAGATCCAGGACCTGTCCGACCGAGAGCTCAGCGAGGACGTCCGCTGGCAGGGCATCTCGTGGATCCCCCAGGGATCGATGAGTAGCCTCGATCCGATGCGGACCATCCGCTCGCAGGCGGTCGAGATCGGGCAAACGCACACGGACATGACGGAAGCGGCCATCACGGAGAAGTTCAGCGAGATGTTCGAAGTCGTTGGCCTGCCGACCGAGCGGATCGACGACTACGCGCACCAGTTCTCCGGCGGCATGCAACAACGAGCACTCATCGCGCTCGCGCTCTTCCTCGAACCGTCGCTCATCGTCGCCGACGAGCCGACGACCGCGCTCGACGTCATCATGCAGGACCAGATATTCAAGTATCTTGACCGGATCCGCGACGAAATCGACGCGAGTATGCTCATGATCACGCACGACATCAGTCTCGTCTTCGAGTCGTGCGATAGCATGGCCGTGATGCACGGCGGACAAGTCGCGGAGTCCGGGTCCGTGGACGCAGTCTACAACAATCCACGACATCCCTACGCGTTCATGCTCCAGGACGCCTTCCCCGACATCAGAGACACGGATCGCACGCTCCAGGAGATCCCGGGCGAACCACCGCAGAGTTACGGAGCGGTCACTGAGTGCACGTTCGCCGACCGGTGCCCGTACGCGGTCGACGAGTGCCGAAACGGCGCACCGCCCCTAGAACGGATTGACGACCCCGAACGCGCCGACGGGAAATCACACCTCGCGGCTTGCGTCCGTAGCGACGAAGCGTACGAAGAGTACGATGCAGAGGCCGGGCAGGCCCACGGAGGGCAGCGACAATGA
- a CDS encoding ABC transporter permease, which produces MTRQDSPIPLPNLLANVRDHYLLRNVTNGISKMLEDRMTTVYFLFLVTVLVLGLVGPHIAPYEYDETLYTDDGEVNRLAEPSLEHPLGTNDVGQDVLSRVLNGAQPTVITGLLGGGLIIGIGMTIGITAGYVGGRVENVLMRFTDVMYGVPLIPFAIVLVAFFGVGFIESIVVIGLVLWRGNARVLRSQVLQIKERPFVLAARTTGASRSRIIFKHIFPNVASMAVLFFALGVGYSIIIQAGLAFIGVSNPYVPSWGIMVRNAYDSGYMATAWWWSVVPGVLISLTVLSTFMFGRGYETLSGQAQDEALAEMG; this is translated from the coding sequence ATGACACGTCAAGACTCCCCCATACCACTCCCGAACCTCCTGGCGAACGTCAGGGACCACTACCTGCTCAGGAACGTCACGAACGGCATCAGCAAGATGCTTGAGGACAGGATGACGACGGTCTACTTCCTGTTCCTCGTCACCGTATTGGTCCTCGGACTCGTTGGACCACACATCGCACCCTACGAGTACGACGAAACGCTCTACACCGACGACGGAGAGGTCAATCGCCTCGCCGAGCCCTCTCTCGAGCATCCGCTCGGGACGAACGACGTCGGCCAGGACGTCCTCTCCCGCGTCCTCAACGGCGCACAGCCGACCGTCATTACTGGACTACTCGGTGGCGGACTGATAATCGGGATCGGCATGACTATCGGCATCACGGCGGGCTACGTCGGCGGGCGCGTCGAGAACGTCTTGATGCGCTTTACCGACGTAATGTACGGGGTTCCGCTCATCCCCTTCGCGATCGTCCTCGTTGCGTTCTTCGGGGTCGGCTTCATCGAATCCATCGTCGTGATCGGCCTCGTCCTCTGGCGCGGGAACGCGCGCGTGCTTCGCTCGCAGGTCCTACAAATCAAGGAACGACCGTTCGTCCTCGCAGCGCGGACGACCGGCGCGAGCAGGTCCCGGATCATCTTCAAGCACATCTTCCCGAACGTCGCATCGATGGCGGTGCTGTTCTTCGCGCTCGGCGTCGGGTACTCGATCATCATCCAGGCAGGGCTCGCGTTCATCGGCGTCTCGAACCCGTACGTCCCGTCGTGGGGGATCATGGTTCGGAACGCGTACGACTCGGGGTACATGGCGACAGCTTGGTGGTGGTCCGTCGTCCCCGGCGTCCTGATCTCCCTGACCGTCCTCTCGACGTTCATGTTCGGTCGCGGGTACGAAACGCTCTCTGGACAGGCCCAGGACGAAGCTCTCGCGGAGATGGGATAA
- a CDS encoding ABC transporter substrate-binding protein, translating into MQSLSASAAAGLAGCQGMLGGGEDGESGERVPKLVLEYWAGRGGTSKIFEDTAPMVQDAAEELGMELEIKPVEFTTQIGHTSGDMRTHDISYWQFSPVPDRLDPDEFCRRFTAGWAGGNGKHNPSNFVNCDVTEPSLAQASASSQEERQELVSTSQERLTENFAAMPVAAKVGYSAYRTDEVDLDGAGSLGIARTNPDVYAKSTPTNGDEIIAYTSPEMVQTSNFAVISSSASQGVWNQLVHSPLVGYDSEFNLENRLAKNYEVTNDGKTVTVELKDATFHNGDPITAEDVKFTFEQLAANTGVYTQASEPPYDSIEVLNEKTAEFNFTESFLPIVSRVWPRWGIFHKDSWVEAGAEDDPENVELDPIVGSGPFKVANFETDSELELEPHDGNPVYDVDHRIVFTVYRDVQSMFQAFKANEVDMVSQLSPGVYDQVSDMDNGEQVGANYHTPFSLFPQFPKPPMKFEELRHALGKALDRKKMNAVGFLGESEPELAGTLFTKNHPNRPSEDSLTKYTDDPTGDVEGAKQLLEDAGYTTDGDEQLHYPPDKDLSPRWPAEETPDPEDFPCLEG; encoded by the coding sequence GTGCAATCGCTCTCCGCTTCGGCCGCCGCTGGACTGGCTGGCTGTCAAGGGATGCTCGGTGGGGGCGAGGATGGTGAGTCTGGCGAACGAGTACCGAAGCTGGTCCTCGAGTACTGGGCCGGGCGCGGCGGGACGTCGAAGATCTTCGAGGACACCGCGCCGATGGTGCAGGACGCTGCCGAGGAACTCGGGATGGAACTCGAGATCAAGCCGGTCGAGTTCACGACCCAGATCGGGCACACGTCCGGCGACATGCGGACGCACGACATCTCGTACTGGCAGTTCTCTCCGGTCCCGGACCGGCTCGATCCGGACGAGTTCTGTCGCCGATTCACTGCGGGATGGGCTGGTGGGAACGGCAAGCACAACCCCTCGAACTTCGTGAACTGCGACGTAACGGAGCCGTCGCTCGCGCAGGCCTCCGCGAGCAGTCAGGAAGAACGACAGGAGCTCGTATCGACCTCCCAGGAGCGACTCACGGAGAACTTCGCCGCGATGCCGGTCGCCGCGAAGGTCGGATACTCCGCGTATCGGACCGACGAGGTCGACCTCGACGGAGCCGGCAGTCTCGGCATCGCACGCACGAACCCCGACGTCTACGCGAAGTCCACCCCGACGAATGGGGACGAGATCATCGCGTACACCTCCCCGGAGATGGTGCAGACGTCCAACTTCGCCGTAATATCGAGTTCCGCGTCCCAGGGCGTGTGGAATCAGCTCGTCCATTCGCCGTTGGTCGGCTACGACTCGGAGTTCAACCTCGAGAATCGACTGGCGAAGAACTACGAGGTCACCAACGACGGGAAGACGGTCACGGTCGAACTGAAGGACGCCACGTTCCACAACGGCGACCCGATCACGGCCGAGGACGTCAAGTTCACGTTCGAGCAGCTCGCGGCGAATACCGGCGTCTACACGCAGGCCAGCGAACCACCGTACGACTCCATCGAGGTGCTCAACGAGAAGACGGCGGAGTTCAACTTCACCGAGTCGTTCCTCCCGATCGTCAGTCGCGTCTGGCCCCGATGGGGTATCTTCCACAAAGACTCATGGGTGGAGGCCGGCGCGGAGGACGATCCGGAGAACGTCGAACTAGATCCGATCGTCGGCTCCGGCCCGTTCAAGGTCGCTAACTTCGAAACGGACTCCGAGCTGGAACTCGAGCCTCACGACGGCAATCCGGTGTACGACGTCGACCATCGTATAGTCTTCACGGTCTACCGGGACGTACAGTCGATGTTCCAGGCGTTCAAAGCGAACGAGGTCGACATGGTCTCGCAGCTCTCCCCCGGCGTCTACGACCAAGTCTCTGACATGGACAATGGCGAACAGGTGGGCGCGAACTACCATACGCCGTTCAGTCTGTTCCCCCAGTTCCCGAAGCCGCCGATGAAGTTTGAGGAACTCCGGCACGCGCTCGGGAAGGCGCTGGACCGGAAGAAGATGAACGCCGTCGGGTTCCTCGGCGAGTCCGAGCCGGAACTCGCCGGTACGCTGTTCACGAAGAACCACCCGAACCGTCCGTCCGAGGATAGCCTGACGAAGTACACTGACGACCCGACTGGTGACGTCGAAGGTGCGAAGCAGCTCCTCGAGGACGCCGGATACACCACGGACGGCGACGAGCAACTGCACTATCCGCCGGACAAGGACCTGTCGCCGCGATGGCCCGCGGAGGAGACGCCGGATCCCGAGGACTTCCCCTGTCTGGAGGGGTAG